One Natronolimnobius sp. AArcel1 DNA window includes the following coding sequences:
- a CDS encoding HdeD family acid-resistance protein, with translation MNTVTTTSDAEQIQTEWRTLAIAGGLIAIAGLLALVAPFATGIALTYVLGALLVVGGIIHAGHAFTVGDWTGRFWQLALAVVSVIAGIILLVNPMVGLVSLTLLVIAYLVVDGAAELWMSIRMSGESGRGWIAASGVVSLVLAAFLWAGFPVDATWLIGAVVGVALLMTGFSMIAVAYSGRRIDEDDVTPPAAEPRRA, from the coding sequence ATGAACACAGTAACCACTACATCTGATGCTGAGCAGATCCAGACTGAGTGGCGAACGCTCGCCATTGCCGGCGGTTTGATCGCGATTGCTGGCCTGCTTGCGCTCGTCGCGCCGTTTGCGACCGGCATCGCGCTTACATACGTCCTTGGGGCGCTGTTGGTCGTCGGCGGGATCATCCACGCCGGTCACGCTTTCACGGTCGGCGACTGGACCGGACGGTTCTGGCAACTCGCGCTCGCGGTCGTCTCGGTCATCGCAGGAATCATCCTGCTCGTGAACCCCATGGTTGGACTCGTGAGTCTGACGCTGCTGGTCATCGCATACTTGGTCGTTGATGGCGCGGCCGAACTCTGGATGAGTATCCGCATGTCCGGTGAATCTGGTCGTGGCTGGATCGCCGCAAGCGGCGTCGTCTCGCTCGTCTTGGCGGCGTTCCTCTGGGCAGGCTTCCCCGTCGACGCAACGTGGCTCATCGGCGCTGTCGTCGGTGTCGCGCTGCTCATGACCGGGTTCTCGATGATCGCGGTCGCCTACAGCGGGCGCCGCATCGACGAAGACGATGTGACGCCACCCGCAGCCGAACCGCGACGTGCCTAA
- a CDS encoding NAD-binding protein, which yields MAHVSGQRSRIVHLAVVLVTAVAFVSIATGLAAMSTDPTFETGFHTPTLATATGFSGVLVGFALLGASWGMRRGFRVAYLAAIVLVVLAATHGIVQTRLLSIPLVVLSLVVTALLVRWRSETPFTRSITLTESQIGAVLAVGSVVCYGTIGSYVLRADFEGVDSLIDGLYFTLVTASTVGYGDIHASTDAGRLFAISLVLLGPASVAAIAGSLIGPSLQSYFTRAGARATNAERPTNGEQFLLIGTSTPGNQLISSLSRQGALTVVTTDEGWATQLEADDIDVTVGDPTDDKVLEQATPTDLTAIVVATDAEETPYTVLAARRLDSTVRLIALVARERRADIAELGADVTIDPAHVLERATTAAALGGEFDAVAERGGDS from the coding sequence ATGGCTCACGTCTCCGGCCAGCGCAGCCGAATTGTCCACCTCGCCGTGGTCCTCGTCACCGCCGTTGCGTTCGTCTCCATTGCGACGGGGCTCGCAGCGATGAGTACAGACCCCACGTTCGAGACTGGCTTTCACACACCGACACTCGCAACCGCGACCGGATTCAGCGGTGTGCTCGTCGGCTTTGCGCTTCTCGGAGCCAGTTGGGGAATGCGCCGTGGCTTTCGGGTTGCGTATCTTGCTGCAATCGTTTTGGTCGTTCTCGCGGCGACACACGGCATCGTCCAAACGCGGCTCCTGTCGATTCCACTCGTTGTGCTCTCTCTCGTCGTCACCGCATTACTCGTTCGCTGGCGTTCCGAAACGCCGTTTACGCGCTCGATTACGCTGACGGAGTCACAGATCGGTGCGGTGCTTGCAGTCGGCAGCGTCGTCTGCTATGGAACCATCGGCTCGTACGTCCTCAGAGCCGATTTCGAGGGCGTCGACTCGCTTATCGACGGCCTGTATTTCACGCTCGTTACGGCGAGCACTGTCGGCTACGGCGATATCCACGCAAGCACCGACGCCGGACGGCTGTTTGCCATCTCGCTTGTGTTACTCGGCCCCGCAAGCGTCGCTGCGATTGCTGGCTCGCTTATCGGCCCCTCTCTACAATCGTACTTCACGCGCGCCGGTGCTCGAGCCACGAACGCCGAGCGCCCGACAAATGGCGAGCAGTTCCTCCTGATCGGCACGTCCACACCCGGAAACCAACTCATCTCCTCGCTCTCGAGGCAGGGTGCTCTCACCGTCGTCACAACCGATGAGGGGTGGGCAACCCAACTCGAGGCCGACGACATCGACGTGACAGTTGGTGATCCGACCGACGACAAAGTGCTTGAGCAGGCAACACCGACTGACCTCACCGCAATCGTCGTTGCGACTGACGCCGAGGAGACGCCCTACACTGTCCTCGCTGCTCGGCGACTTGACTCGACTGTCCGTCTTATTGCGCTCGTCGCCCGCGAGCGACGGGCAGACATCGCGGAGTTGGGCGCGGACGTGACGATCGATCCAGCACACGTTCTCGAGCGGGCCACGACGGCCGCAGCGCTTGGTGGGGAGTTTGACGCGGTTGCGGAGCGCGGTGGTGACTCTTGA
- a CDS encoding molybdopterin-binding protein, which translates to MNVAVVTVGDELLAGRTTDTNATWLCERLADRGATVERVTTVPDRIADIARVVNEYRAEYDAVIVTGGLGPTHDDVTMEGIAAALGRSLEEHEDALAWLEEDGYSRAALTEGTAHLPEGARALHNEAGVAPGAALEGVYVLPGVPTEMRAMFESIKSEFSGTPTHVVEVVADEPESALLDRLEEVRERFDVSVGSYPGESVRLTVESTDEETAEAAASWLREHVETR; encoded by the coding sequence ATGAATGTCGCGGTCGTCACCGTCGGAGACGAACTACTAGCCGGGCGAACCACGGACACGAACGCCACCTGGCTCTGTGAGCGCCTCGCCGACCGTGGGGCGACAGTCGAACGCGTCACAACCGTCCCGGATCGTATCGCAGATATCGCACGTGTCGTCAACGAGTACCGCGCTGAGTACGATGCCGTCATCGTCACCGGCGGCCTCGGGCCAACTCACGACGATGTGACTATGGAAGGCATCGCCGCCGCGCTCGGGCGCTCACTCGAGGAGCACGAGGATGCACTTGCCTGGCTCGAGGAGGACGGTTACTCGCGTGCAGCGTTGACTGAGGGCACAGCGCACCTCCCGGAAGGCGCGCGAGCCCTTCACAACGAGGCTGGCGTCGCACCGGGAGCAGCACTCGAGGGCGTGTATGTTCTTCCTGGTGTCCCGACGGAGATGCGGGCGATGTTCGAGTCGATCAAATCGGAGTTTTCAGGGACCCCCACGCATGTCGTAGAAGTCGTGGCTGACGAACCCGAAAGTGCGTTACTCGACCGCCTTGAAGAGGTACGGGAGCGATTCGACGTCTCTGTCGGGAGCTATCCTGGCGAGTCCGTTCGACTCACAGTTGAAAGCACCGATGAGGAGACAGCCGAGGCTGCAGCCTCGTGGCTTCGCGAGCACGTTGAGACGCGATAG
- a CDS encoding ATP-NAD kinase family protein, which yields MDVGVVVNPIAGMGGRVGLKGTDGKLEEARERGAEPRAPARAREALESLARHAPECTLYTVAGMMGEDVARAAGFDPQIITTGDGATDTAPMDEDGAELETSAEDTQNAVRAFLEQGVDLVLFVGGDGTAVDVADVLETLEGAETGIDDSDRTPMLGVPAGVKIYSSVFAVTPADAGRVAAEFERVEFREVNDIDEDAYREGTVRSELRAIVPVPVAPALQSSKQLASGSVDSLAAGFAREIESDRIYIFGPGSTVGAIETELEIDPSPLGIDVWYDGDLLARDAAEADILEALAERDADVTIVVSPIGGQGFIFGRGNHQLSPAVLEHADEIEVVASEAKLDGIDALHVDTDDKSIDEDLCGWIRVRTGRFTTRLIQVV from the coding sequence ATGGACGTGGGCGTCGTCGTCAACCCAATTGCAGGTATGGGCGGCCGGGTCGGCCTGAAAGGCACCGACGGCAAACTCGAGGAGGCACGCGAACGCGGCGCAGAGCCACGCGCACCGGCTCGAGCCCGAGAAGCACTCGAGTCACTCGCTCGACACGCACCCGAGTGTACGCTCTACACTGTCGCCGGTATGATGGGCGAGGATGTTGCTCGAGCCGCTGGATTTGACCCACAGATCATCACCACTGGCGATGGAGCGACTGACACAGCACCGATGGACGAAGATGGAGCAGAACTGGAGACGTCCGCTGAGGACACGCAAAACGCCGTCCGCGCGTTTCTCGAGCAGGGCGTCGATCTCGTACTGTTCGTCGGCGGCGACGGCACGGCAGTCGACGTTGCAGACGTCCTCGAGACGCTCGAGGGAGCCGAGACGGGAATCGATGACAGCGATCGAACGCCGATGCTCGGTGTACCCGCAGGCGTCAAAATCTATTCATCCGTCTTCGCTGTCACGCCCGCCGACGCAGGGCGGGTCGCCGCGGAGTTCGAGCGCGTCGAGTTTCGCGAGGTCAACGACATCGACGAAGACGCCTATCGCGAGGGAACCGTTCGAAGTGAGCTTCGAGCAATCGTTCCCGTCCCTGTCGCCCCCGCACTGCAATCGAGCAAACAGCTTGCAAGCGGGAGCGTCGACTCCCTCGCAGCCGGATTCGCCCGTGAGATCGAATCGGATCGCATCTACATCTTCGGTCCCGGCAGCACCGTCGGCGCAATCGAAACCGAACTCGAGATCGACCCATCGCCCCTCGGTATCGACGTCTGGTACGACGGCGATCTGCTTGCTCGCGACGCAGCAGAAGCCGATATCCTCGAGGCCCTCGCAGAACGGGACGCCGACGTCACAATCGTCGTCTCGCCAATCGGCGGGCAGGGATTCATTTTCGGTCGTGGGAACCACCAGCTTTCGCCAGCCGTCCTCGAGCACGCAGATGAGATCGAGGTCGTCGCGTCGGAGGCGAAACTCGACGGTATCGACGCGTTGCACGTTGATACGGACGACAAATCGATTGACGAGGACCTTTGCGGCTGGATTCGCGTCCGAACGGGGCGATTTACGACGCGTCTTATTCAGGTCGTCTAG
- a CDS encoding phosphate uptake regulator PhoU: METRKVQRLGPSTLAMTLPAEWASEHNVEKGDEVSLRTSGKGTLTVMPESASSEETEAIIHADDLNADAVERAIVAQYVLGRRVIRIEREEGALSSDHINAVYQAETQLMGLGVIEETPESISIRCSVDPEDFTLDNLLERLERTGQTMRGEGIKALAHGNPDLAQRALNRERQANKIFVLLLRLIFTAYQNPNLARAVDLDSGFPLIGYRSIAKNLELTADNGEDIAEIVIEAEDHDIDVDSSVMRDIREMNDLVDEITTISVEAAVERDYDKSNRVRELFHEISDREDEILDGLPEMPNKDLLRVREVLVSLEQTAQYAMRNAEIAANLALNEESDHTTIK, from the coding sequence ATGGAAACCCGGAAAGTGCAGCGTCTCGGCCCATCGACACTCGCGATGACGCTTCCCGCGGAGTGGGCGTCCGAGCACAATGTCGAGAAAGGCGACGAGGTCTCGCTGCGAACCAGTGGCAAGGGAACGCTGACGGTGATGCCCGAATCTGCAAGTTCTGAAGAAACTGAGGCGATTATCCACGCTGACGATCTCAATGCCGACGCCGTCGAGCGAGCAATCGTCGCCCAGTACGTCCTTGGCCGCCGCGTCATCCGTATCGAACGCGAAGAGGGCGCGCTCTCGTCCGATCACATCAACGCCGTCTACCAGGCAGAAACCCAACTCATGGGACTTGGCGTGATCGAAGAAACGCCCGAAAGCATCTCTATTCGCTGCTCGGTCGACCCTGAGGACTTCACCCTCGACAACCTGCTCGAGCGCCTCGAGCGAACCGGCCAGACGATGCGTGGTGAGGGGATCAAAGCCCTTGCACACGGCAATCCCGACCTCGCACAGCGAGCGCTCAACCGCGAGCGCCAAGCCAACAAAATCTTCGTGTTGCTCTTGCGGCTGATCTTTACGGCCTACCAGAACCCGAATCTCGCACGTGCCGTCGATCTCGACAGTGGCTTCCCATTGATCGGCTACCGATCCATCGCGAAGAACCTCGAGTTGACGGCGGACAACGGTGAGGATATTGCAGAGATCGTTATCGAAGCCGAAGATCACGATATCGACGTCGACAGTTCCGTGATGCGCGACATTCGTGAGATGAACGATCTCGTCGATGAGATTACAACCATCTCGGTCGAAGCAGCCGTCGAACGCGATTACGACAAATCGAATCGCGTCCGCGAACTGTTTCACGAAATCTCCGACCGCGAAGACGAAATCCTCGACGGACTTCCCGAGATGCCGAACAAGGACCTGCTTCGCGTTCGAGAGGTCCTCGTCAGCCTCGAGCAGACTGCACAGTACGCGATGCGAAACGCCGAAATTGCGGCGAACCTGGCACTAAACGAAGAGTCAGATCATACAACGATCAAATAA
- a CDS encoding SRPBCC family protein has translation MTVRVDRSFELSASPERVWEFISDPENRARAISVVQDYRVTDPAGRQVTWDVELPIPLVRRTVSVETEDVTRNEPEYVKFVGKAKVMQVTGEHTIVPTETGTRVENHFVVDGKLPGVEKYFKRNLDGELENLQRALERAVQTT, from the coding sequence ATGACTGTACGGGTCGATCGTTCGTTCGAGTTGTCGGCGTCACCCGAGCGCGTCTGGGAGTTCATTTCTGACCCGGAGAATCGCGCTCGAGCGATCAGCGTTGTCCAAGACTATCGTGTCACCGACCCAGCTGGTCGACAGGTCACCTGGGATGTGGAACTGCCAATCCCGCTTGTCCGTCGGACGGTCAGCGTCGAAACCGAAGATGTAACGCGAAATGAGCCGGAATACGTCAAATTCGTCGGGAAGGCGAAGGTCATGCAGGTGACCGGCGAACACACCATCGTCCCCACTGAAACCGGGACTCGAGTCGAGAATCACTTCGTCGTGGATGGGAAGCTTCCGGGCGTCGAAAAGTACTTCAAACGCAATCTGGACGGCGAACTCGAGAATCTCCAGCGCGCACTCGAGCGAGCCGTCCAGACGACGTAG
- a CDS encoding carbon-nitrogen family hydrolase, producing the protein MTPPAIPAPDATLTLGAAQLQIDPGAVTANLERALEAIEQAASRGVDLIALPELFTVGYFAFDQYDASAEPLEGETLTRLQNAADEHNVAVLAGTVVEDLAATEGVPTPAETGLANTAVLFDSAGKRQLVYRKHHLFGYDSAESDLLVPGERLETATIGGLTVGVTTCYDLRFPELYRRLVDAGVELILVPSAWPYPRIEHWETLSRARAIENQCYVATINGAGTFPTDSGETTLLGRSSVIDPWGVTLASSGDDPALVTAEIDRETVTAVREEFPALRDRRF; encoded by the coding sequence ATGACCCCACCAGCGATACCAGCACCAGATGCGACGCTGACGCTTGGAGCGGCCCAACTGCAGATCGACCCGGGTGCAGTGACAGCCAACCTCGAGCGCGCACTCGAGGCAATCGAACAGGCCGCAAGCCGTGGCGTGGACCTGATTGCGCTGCCGGAACTCTTTACGGTCGGCTACTTCGCGTTCGACCAGTACGACGCAAGCGCCGAACCACTCGAGGGCGAGACGCTGACGCGCCTGCAAAATGCGGCCGACGAACACAACGTGGCCGTCCTCGCGGGCACCGTCGTCGAGGACCTTGCGGCGACTGAGGGCGTTCCAACGCCAGCCGAGACGGGACTCGCGAACACCGCCGTTCTTTTCGATTCCGCTGGAAAGCGCCAACTTGTCTATCGGAAACACCACCTCTTTGGGTACGACTCGGCCGAATCGGACCTCCTCGTCCCCGGCGAGCGCCTCGAGACGGCGACAATTGGCGGCCTCACAGTAGGCGTGACGACTTGCTACGACCTGCGGTTTCCGGAACTCTATCGGCGGCTGGTCGATGCCGGCGTCGAACTCATTCTCGTGCCGAGCGCGTGGCCCTACCCGCGTATTGAGCACTGGGAGACGCTCTCGAGAGCGCGTGCAATCGAAAACCAATGCTACGTGGCGACGATTAACGGCGCGGGAACGTTTCCGACCGACAGCGGCGAGACGACGCTGCTCGGACGCTCGAGTGTTATTGATCCCTGGGGCGTGACGCTAGCCTCGAGTGGTGACGACCCTGCACTGGTCACCGCAGAGATCGATCGTGAGACGGTGACAGCCGTTCGTGAGGAGTTTCCGGCGCTTCGGGACCGGCGATTCTAA
- a CDS encoding dCTP deaminase, with protein MSADDPPTNADRNPIADVVDNLIYEPTQVHEHGIDLTASAIYEVTAPGRLDFGGDELADADLAPVDTELRNPDDEFGWWSLEGGQYVIQHNEFLTDPEMALLLQPRNELLARGGSHPSVQVGSHLPLVPLTVPDGGLEIKENARVSTLVPLGEKA; from the coding sequence ATGTCTGCTGATGATCCCCCAACGAATGCAGATCGGAATCCAATCGCTGACGTCGTCGATAACCTGATCTACGAACCAACGCAGGTTCACGAGCACGGTATCGACCTGACGGCGAGTGCGATCTACGAAGTCACCGCACCCGGCCGACTCGATTTCGGCGGCGACGAACTCGCAGACGCCGACTTAGCGCCGGTCGACACTGAACTCCGTAACCCCGACGACGAGTTCGGCTGGTGGTCACTCGAGGGCGGCCAGTACGTTATCCAGCACAACGAGTTTCTGACGGACCCCGAGATGGCGCTGTTGCTCCAGCCGCGAAACGAACTCCTTGCGCGCGGTGGCTCCCATCCGTCGGTACAGGTCGGCTCGCACCTTCCGCTGGTGCCACTGACCGTTCCCGATGGTGGCCTCGAGATCAAAGAAAACGCACGGGTGTCGACACTTGTGCCACTGGGCGAGAAAGCGTAA
- a CDS encoding O-methyltransferase, with amino-acid sequence MVEVLSDEITRFVRTVGPDTDETLEEMDAYAEREGFPHVGPEVGGVLRLLARLSNAERVFEFGSGYGYSAYWFAGALPDDGEIVLTEVDEDELEMAREYMAEGGYDDIAQYELGDALEAIERYDGPFETVLIDHQKHRYVEAFDAVREKVPVGGVIVADNAITAGPLEFDKLLALAEGDETVAADANKHTRGIADYLERVTTDPAFETVVLPLGEGIAVSYRVE; translated from the coding sequence ATGGTCGAGGTACTCAGCGACGAGATCACTCGCTTCGTGCGCACAGTTGGCCCGGATACTGACGAGACGCTCGAGGAGATGGACGCCTACGCAGAACGGGAAGGGTTCCCTCACGTTGGCCCTGAAGTCGGCGGCGTCCTTCGATTGCTCGCCCGACTCAGTAACGCCGAGCGCGTCTTCGAGTTCGGCTCTGGCTACGGCTACTCGGCGTACTGGTTCGCAGGCGCGCTCCCCGATGACGGCGAGATTGTCCTCACCGAAGTCGACGAAGACGAACTCGAGATGGCTCGTGAGTACATGGCCGAGGGTGGCTACGACGACATCGCGCAGTACGAACTCGGGGACGCACTCGAGGCGATTGAACGCTACGACGGCCCCTTTGAGACGGTGTTAATCGACCACCAGAAGCACCGCTACGTCGAGGCGTTCGACGCGGTTCGCGAGAAAGTCCCCGTCGGGGGCGTGATCGTCGCGGACAACGCAATCACCGCCGGTCCACTCGAGTTTGACAAACTACTCGCACTTGCGGAGGGTGACGAGACAGTCGCTGCTGACGCAAACAAACATACGCGCGGTATTGCGGACTATCTCGAGCGTGTTACGACTGATCCAGCGTTTGAGACGGTCGTGCTACCATTGGGAGAAGGAATCGCCGTGAGTTACCGCGTCGAGTAA
- a CDS encoding PAS domain-containing protein codes for MDDRAAATDSTFWAVGDDHGGFAGYRALVEMVDGGVVQLSADGRLVGLDETFLELTNNSRDRLLGEPVSAVFDHRDGDGRSSECFDEFLANQAAEAETKTETVAIDVHTADGRRLPCTLRLKHFGVDDSRTPPSLIGIVEPIKTADATGDQPFPPMDETHTTVASVLEEAAVGVFVLDSAFDVAWINEATERYFGLNREAVVGRDKRSLITETLADRVADFPRFRDTVIATYDDNSYVEQFECRILPGENRETRWLEHRSQPIESGPYAGGRIELYYDVTDRRRRSYQLRRLNEAVNDWLQAESDKDAAERACRSLRGILDLEINGVFRYEETAQALCPIAISEPGLGLFDEAPTFERGEGIAWRVFETGSPEIYDDVRSDPDVYNLETPIRSEIILPIGDYGIIIAGSEQPGAFDRGDLSLLKIAASSLEATFNRIENERQLEREHVQMEKLLQTAPVAIAVMNGDGETVQANRHAMELPGFPTQQAVDADETLTLYDADGNPLPLERTPAARAWDRGEPVVDVELEGVGADGTRTWFIVNAAPVFDADGTVERVITVGEDITELKTQQRQLERRKSELETELSEILGRISDAFFALDEDYRFTHVNDRAAALLQYAPGELRGRRLEEIYAADTAEEGETDRIRQQFHDAMNSQERVSFESYDGTTDAWLEFNVYPSETGLSVYFRDVTERKVYERQLEASNERLEQFAYAASHDLQEPLRMVSSYLRLIEQRYGDDLDDDGQEFLEYATDGADRMRNMIDGLLTYSRVETQGDPLEPVDLETVVSNVHEDLQLRIAESDAVVTTNSLPTVRGDASQLRQVFQNLLSNAIEYSGDEAPDIEISSERDGSYWELTVTDHGIGIKANATERVFEVFQRLHSRETHDGTGIGLAVCKRIIERHGGDIWIESEPGEQTSVSFTLPATEQEH; via the coding sequence ATGGACGACCGAGCAGCGGCGACTGACTCGACGTTCTGGGCCGTCGGTGACGACCACGGTGGGTTCGCGGGCTACCGGGCACTCGTCGAGATGGTCGACGGCGGCGTCGTTCAGCTCAGCGCTGACGGCCGTCTGGTCGGACTCGACGAAACGTTCCTCGAGTTGACCAACAATAGTCGTGACCGCCTGCTTGGCGAACCGGTCAGTGCCGTCTTCGACCACCGCGACGGTGACGGCCGCTCGAGTGAGTGTTTCGACGAGTTCCTCGCCAATCAGGCAGCTGAGGCCGAAACCAAGACTGAGACGGTAGCAATCGACGTTCACACCGCAGACGGCCGACGACTTCCCTGTACCCTTCGGTTGAAGCACTTCGGGGTCGACGATTCCCGCACGCCGCCGTCCCTGATTGGGATTGTCGAGCCGATAAAAACAGCTGATGCCACCGGCGATCAGCCATTCCCCCCGATGGATGAGACACATACAACCGTCGCCTCCGTGCTCGAGGAAGCCGCTGTCGGCGTGTTCGTGTTAGATTCGGCGTTCGATGTCGCGTGGATCAACGAAGCTACCGAACGCTACTTCGGGCTTAATCGGGAGGCCGTGGTCGGCCGGGACAAACGTTCCTTGATCACCGAAACACTCGCTGATCGGGTCGCCGATTTCCCGCGGTTTCGCGACACCGTCATCGCAACGTACGACGACAACAGCTACGTGGAGCAGTTCGAGTGTCGAATCCTCCCCGGCGAAAATCGGGAGACACGCTGGCTCGAGCATCGGAGCCAACCGATCGAGTCTGGACCGTACGCCGGTGGGCGGATCGAACTCTACTACGACGTAACCGATCGCCGTCGTCGGTCCTACCAGTTACGTCGACTCAACGAAGCCGTCAACGACTGGCTGCAGGCGGAGTCAGACAAAGATGCCGCCGAACGGGCCTGTCGCAGTCTGCGTGGGATTCTCGACCTCGAGATAAACGGCGTCTTTCGCTACGAGGAAACTGCACAGGCGCTGTGTCCGATTGCGATCTCGGAACCGGGGCTCGGCCTGTTCGACGAGGCACCGACGTTCGAACGCGGGGAGGGAATCGCCTGGCGCGTCTTCGAAACTGGAAGCCCCGAAATCTACGACGATGTCAGGTCGGATCCGGACGTTTACAACCTCGAGACGCCCATTAGAAGCGAGATCATCCTGCCAATCGGCGACTACGGCATCATCATCGCCGGTTCGGAACAGCCGGGTGCGTTCGACCGCGGGGATCTCTCGTTGCTTAAAATCGCCGCATCGAGTCTCGAGGCGACGTTCAACCGCATCGAAAACGAACGCCAACTCGAGCGCGAGCACGTCCAGATGGAGAAGCTTCTGCAGACGGCGCCAGTCGCAATCGCGGTCATGAATGGTGATGGTGAGACCGTCCAGGCGAACCGACACGCTATGGAGCTTCCCGGTTTTCCCACGCAGCAGGCGGTCGACGCGGACGAGACGCTGACACTGTACGATGCTGACGGAAACCCGCTGCCACTCGAGCGAACGCCAGCGGCTCGCGCGTGGGATCGCGGTGAGCCGGTTGTCGATGTCGAACTCGAGGGAGTGGGTGCAGACGGCACGCGCACGTGGTTCATCGTCAACGCCGCGCCGGTCTTTGACGCTGACGGGACCGTCGAGCGCGTCATCACCGTCGGTGAAGACATTACAGAGCTCAAGACTCAGCAGCGCCAACTCGAGCGCCGCAAGAGCGAACTCGAGACCGAACTGAGCGAGATTCTGGGGCGTATCTCGGATGCGTTCTTCGCGCTCGATGAAGACTATCGGTTCACCCACGTCAATGACCGAGCTGCAGCGTTGCTGCAATACGCGCCCGGCGAGTTGCGTGGCCGTCGACTTGAAGAGATCTACGCTGCGGATACAGCCGAAGAGGGAGAAACGGACCGCATCCGTCAGCAGTTTCACGACGCAATGAACTCACAGGAGCGTGTCAGTTTCGAATCCTACGATGGGACGACAGACGCCTGGCTCGAGTTTAACGTGTACCCCTCCGAAACCGGCCTTTCGGTGTACTTTCGCGACGTAACTGAACGGAAAGTGTATGAACGACAGCTCGAGGCGTCGAACGAACGCTTAGAACAGTTCGCCTACGCCGCCAGCCACGACTTACAGGAGCCGTTACGGATGGTCTCGAGTTACCTCCGCTTGATCGAACAACGCTACGGTGACGACCTCGATGACGATGGCCAGGAGTTTCTGGAGTATGCAACTGATGGCGCAGATCGGATGCGAAACATGATCGACGGCTTGCTCACCTACTCGCGCGTCGAAACCCAGGGTGACCCGCTCGAGCCGGTTGACCTCGAGACAGTCGTTTCGAACGTCCACGAGGATCTGCAGTTGCGTATCGCTGAATCCGACGCTGTGGTGACGACAAACTCGCTGCCAACAGTGCGCGGAGACGCCTCGCAACTGCGCCAAGTCTTTCAGAATCTGCTGTCGAACGCGATCGAATACAGCGGTGACGAGGCCCCAGATATCGAGATCTCGAGCGAGCGCGACGGGTCGTACTGGGAATTGACGGTTACGGATCACGGGATCGGAATCAAAGCGAATGCGACCGAGCGCGTCTTCGAGGTATTCCAGCGACTGCATAGTCGGGAGACACACGATGGAACGGGGATCGGACTCGCAGTCTGTAAGCGGATCATCGAACGCCACGGTGGCGACATCTGGATTGAGTCCGAACCCGGCGAACAAACGTCAGTGTCGTTTACCCTACCAGCAACTGAGCAGGAGCACTGA
- a CDS encoding creatininase family protein gives MYLPEQAWPDLTEYVETESLAVVPIGSTEQHGPHLPEGTDHLIAEALARAATDRTDVLCTAPLRIGVSSHHRQFPGTMWVDPLVFRDFVENFSRNLTYHGIDRIVYVNAHGGNVAHLREVGKRLHDDETAYALEWMWDESIPDVLEEVFETPGPHGGPKETAMIMHIANELVHGDRLEDARDGGAVFDFDAERVHGATTFYDTIDNSENGVFGDQTEATPEIGERLFEAATEQLVALLEWLDAQPLEALMPQPHVARTGSQ, from the coding sequence ATGTACCTTCCTGAGCAGGCCTGGCCGGATCTGACCGAATACGTCGAGACCGAGTCACTCGCGGTCGTTCCCATCGGCTCGACCGAACAACACGGGCCGCATCTCCCCGAAGGGACCGATCACCTGATCGCCGAAGCACTGGCTCGAGCGGCCACGGACCGGACTGACGTGCTCTGTACGGCCCCGCTGCGAATCGGCGTTAGCTCCCATCATCGGCAGTTTCCCGGCACGATGTGGGTCGATCCGCTGGTCTTTCGCGACTTCGTCGAGAATTTCTCGCGGAATCTTACCTACCACGGCATCGACCGCATCGTCTACGTCAACGCCCACGGGGGCAACGTCGCCCACCTCCGCGAAGTTGGCAAACGACTCCACGACGACGAGACGGCCTACGCCCTCGAGTGGATGTGGGACGAGTCGATTCCCGACGTGCTCGAGGAGGTCTTCGAGACGCCTGGCCCCCACGGCGGTCCAAAGGAGACGGCGATGATCATGCACATCGCAAACGAACTCGTTCACGGGGACCGCCTCGAGGACGCCCGCGATGGCGGAGCCGTCTTCGATTTCGACGCTGAGCGCGTCCACGGCGCGACGACGTTCTACGATACGATTGATAATAGCGAGAACGGCGTCTTTGGCGATCAGACGGAGGCCACCCCTGAAATCGGCGAGCGACTGTTCGAGGCTGCAACCGAGCAACTCGTTGCGCTGCTCGAGTGGCTCGATGCCCAGCCGCTCGAGGCGCTCATGCCACAGCCTCACGTCGCGCGGACTGGATCGCAGTAA